In the genome of Thermodesulfobacteriota bacterium, the window GGGGTGGGAAACAGAAGGGGGATGGGGCTGAGAGTCCATGGGGGGCTCAGACAAAACGACCCTGATCGAGGTAGAGATAGTGCCTCCAGGACGGAGGAGGATCTTCTATCCCCAGACACTGGGTCAATAAGGGAATCCAGATCGGGGCCTTAGGTTTCTTCATCAAACGCATGCCGGCCTCTTCGGGCGTCCTCCCCCCTTTTTTGAGATTGCAACTCAAACAGCACGTGACCACATTGGTCCATTCCGTTTGACCCCCTCTGGAACGGGGCAGGACATGGTCATAGGTCAGCTCCTTCGGGTCGAAGGGGTGTCCGCAATACTGGCACACCCCCTTATCCCGGACATAGAGGTTCTGTCTCGAGAATTTGACGGTGGGCGTCCTCCTCCGGACCAAACGGTACAGGCGAATCACTGCGGGAAGCTGGATGGAAATGTGGACGCCCCGGACCACCCTCTCGTAGACTTCGATCACTTCGACCTTCCCGAGCATGACCATCACCACGGCCTTTTTCCAGGTCACCACTCTCAAGGGTTCGTAGGTCGAATTGAGAAGTAATGTCCACTCCACGGCGGGCCGGGTAACTTTCTGAGATTAAACACGTCTTATGGTTTCTTAACGAGTTTCTCGTGGGTTGTCAAGTTCTCCGATCATGACCTCCCTCTGGCCTGGCCCATTTTTTCGGCCCGGAGGCTGGACATTTTAGACGAAATCGTTTATTTTAAACTTCACTCGCGGGGAGTAGCGCAGCCTGGTAGCGCGCTTGGTTCGGGACCAAGAGGCCGGCGGTTCAAATCCGCTCTCCCCGACCACTCTATTCCATCCCTCGCTGAGACGGTCCCGGGATGCCGCCCGCAATCTTCATCGCCCTTTTCGGCTATCTTTTGGGTTCGGTCCCAACCGGACTTCTCTTGACCCGATGGTTTTCCGCGCCCGATCCCCGGACGTCGGGGAGCAAGAACATCGGGGCCACCAATGTCTACCGCACCTCTGGGAAGACCTTGGGCCTCCTCACCCTCCTCGGCGACATCCTCAAAGGGATCCTTCCTGTCTGGATAGGACTTCGATGGGGGATTGAGGATCAGTGGGGAGTGAGCGCGGATCAGTGGATCGCCTTCATCGGATTGAGCCCGTTTCTCGGCCATGTCTTCTCGATCTTCCTCGGGTTCAAGGGTGGAAAAGGCGTGGCCACCGCCTTGGGGATCTATCTCTCCCTCTCTCCCATGGCGGTCCTCATCGAAGCGATCCTCTTCGCCGTGGTCCTCTGGAAATGGAGGTATGTCTCCCTCGGATCGATCCTCTGTGCCGGAACGATTCCCATCCTGATTGCCTATTTTCGAAGCGATTCTCAGGCCTATTTCGTCATGAGCGTCATCATGGCAGGCCTGATCCTCTTCCGACACCAGGCCAATATCGGGAGGTTACTCCAAGGAACGGAACATAAATGGAGGGGATGATTGGCCTTCAAAGGCCGACCTAAAGCCTTTTCAAGGCCATTCGGGTTCGCCTCTCCCTTTTTGAAAGCCTCCTCCCCGGCCTTTCCCTTTCCTCTGTCTCTTCCGCCAGCCTCTCCTCCCCACCGGAATCGATCGCCGACAATCTTTCTCGAAACGCCTCCGAAGAGA includes:
- a CDS encoding HNH endonuclease; this encodes MEWTLLLNSTYEPLRVVTWKKAVVMVMLGKVEVIEVYERVVRGVHISIQLPAVIRLYRLVRRRTPTVKFSRQNLYVRDKGVCQYCGHPFDPKELTYDHVLPRSRGGQTEWTNVVTCCLSCNLKKGGRTPEEAGMRLMKKPKAPIWIPLLTQCLGIEDPPPSWRHYLYLDQGRFV
- the plsY gene encoding glycerol-3-phosphate 1-O-acyltransferase PlsY, with protein sequence MPPAIFIALFGYLLGSVPTGLLLTRWFSAPDPRTSGSKNIGATNVYRTSGKTLGLLTLLGDILKGILPVWIGLRWGIEDQWGVSADQWIAFIGLSPFLGHVFSIFLGFKGGKGVATALGIYLSLSPMAVLIEAILFAVVLWKWRYVSLGSILCAGTIPILIAYFRSDSQAYFVMSVIMAGLILFRHQANIGRLLQGTEHKWRG